From Streptomyces sp. TLI_235, a single genomic window includes:
- a CDS encoding transglycosylase associated protein, with translation MTILWALVAGLVVGLLAKLVLPGRQPVPLWLTVLIGVVGAVLGNTLASYLGVRHTGGIDWLRHLLQVGVAAVLIAAASPVYSGRRR, from the coding sequence ATGACGATCCTCTGGGCGCTGGTCGCCGGTCTGGTGGTCGGCCTGCTGGCCAAGCTGGTGCTGCCGGGCCGTCAGCCCGTGCCGCTGTGGCTGACCGTGCTGATCGGTGTGGTCGGCGCGGTGCTCGGCAACACGCTGGCCTCGTACCTCGGTGTGCGGCACACCGGCGGAATCGACTGGCTGCGGCACCTGCTGCAGGTGGGCGTCGCCGCGGTGCTGATCGCCGCCGCCTCCCCGGTGTACTCCGGGCGCAGGCGCTGA
- a CDS encoding WhiB family redox-sensing transcriptional regulator has translation METEEHRTRRYTGGWAWQRRAACRGKDAALFFHQAGERGERSQEREAAAKRVCTRCPVRGQCLEYALAADERYGIWGGLTEDERRALRAGARRRGRPAAARPPGRD, from the coding sequence ATGGAGACCGAGGAGCACCGGACCCGGCGGTACACCGGGGGCTGGGCCTGGCAGCGCCGCGCCGCCTGCCGGGGGAAGGACGCCGCGCTGTTCTTCCACCAGGCCGGGGAGCGCGGCGAGCGGAGCCAGGAGCGGGAGGCGGCGGCGAAGCGCGTCTGCACACGCTGCCCGGTGCGCGGCCAGTGCCTGGAGTACGCGCTGGCCGCCGACGAGCGGTACGGCATCTGGGGCGGGCTGACCGAGGACGAGCGCCGCGCGCTGCGGGCCGGGGCCCGGCGCCGCGGCCGTCCCGCCGCGGCCCGGCCGCCGGGCCGGGACTGA
- a CDS encoding polyketide cyclase/dehydrase/lipid transport protein has product MARVEQSVQVGVPVPVAYRQWTRVEEFPLFVRGVLRVERPESGLTRWTVRTGGAIREFDARVTERIEDERIAWASVTGDLRQTGVVTFHRLDERRTTVMLQLDVRPGRLADRLAVVLGFTHRRVLDGLLGFKEFAEAQAARQRR; this is encoded by the coding sequence ATGGCGCGGGTCGAGCAGTCCGTCCAGGTCGGGGTCCCGGTGCCGGTGGCCTACCGGCAGTGGACACGGGTGGAGGAGTTCCCGCTCTTCGTGCGGGGTGTGCTGCGGGTCGAACGGCCGGAGTCCGGGCTCACCCGCTGGACGGTCCGGACCGGCGGCGCGATACGGGAGTTCGACGCCCGGGTCACCGAGCGGATCGAGGACGAGCGGATCGCCTGGGCGTCCGTCACCGGCGACCTCCGGCAGACCGGCGTGGTGACCTTCCACCGGCTGGACGAGCGGCGGACCACCGTGATGCTGCAACTGGACGTCCGGCCGGGCCGGTTGGCCGACCGGCTGGCCGTCGTCCTCGGCTTCACCCACCGCCGGGTGCTGGACGGCCTGCTCGGCTTCAAGGAGTTCGCCGAGGCGCAGGCCGCGCGGCAGCGCCGCTGA
- a CDS encoding mechanosensitive ion channel-like protein has translation MWTALRPVAVAAAALLAILLLDRTVLVLARRPAAGRLRTLLQPCRVPALLTLAGLLLLAAEPAAGLPEPARGPLRHGLVLLVLAAGAWLLTRVVALLIDTSFARYATERRDPARIRRVRTQTGMLRRLSSAGIAVVALAAALMTFPAVRSVGASLLASAGILGLVVGVAAQSTLANLFAGVQLAFGDMVRLGDEVVVAGDWGTVEEITLTYVVIATWDQRRIVMPVSYFVGKPFENWSRRDPAITGTALLHLDHRTPVGELRAEFERLLKECAWWDGEGSALQVVDTTPSTIVVRALMTARNAADAFELRCWIRERLIGYLREQHPEALPRVALDPVHG, from the coding sequence GTGTGGACCGCCCTGAGGCCCGTCGCGGTCGCCGCCGCCGCACTGCTCGCGATCCTGCTGCTGGACCGCACGGTGCTGGTGCTGGCGAGACGCCCGGCGGCGGGCCGGCTCCGTACCCTGCTGCAGCCGTGCCGGGTGCCCGCGCTGCTGACCCTCGCCGGCCTGCTGCTGCTCGCCGCCGAACCGGCCGCCGGCCTGCCGGAGCCCGCCCGCGGGCCGCTGCGGCACGGCCTGGTGCTGCTCGTCCTGGCGGCCGGCGCCTGGCTGCTGACCCGGGTCGTGGCGCTGCTGATCGACACCTCGTTCGCCCGGTACGCCACCGAGCGGCGCGACCCGGCGCGGATCCGCCGCGTCCGCACCCAGACCGGCATGCTGCGCCGGCTGTCGAGCGCCGGCATCGCCGTGGTCGCCCTGGCGGCCGCCCTGATGACCTTTCCGGCCGTCCGCTCCGTCGGCGCCAGCCTGCTCGCCTCGGCGGGCATCCTCGGCCTGGTGGTCGGTGTGGCTGCGCAGAGCACCCTGGCCAACCTGTTCGCCGGCGTGCAGCTGGCGTTCGGCGACATGGTGCGGCTCGGCGACGAGGTGGTCGTCGCGGGCGACTGGGGGACGGTCGAGGAGATCACCCTCACCTACGTCGTCATCGCCACCTGGGACCAGCGGCGCATCGTCATGCCGGTCTCGTACTTCGTCGGCAAGCCCTTCGAGAACTGGTCCCGGCGCGACCCGGCCATCACCGGCACGGCGCTGCTCCACCTCGACCACCGCACGCCCGTCGGCGAGCTGCGCGCCGAGTTCGAGCGACTGCTGAAGGAATGCGCGTGGTGGGACGGCGAGGGCAGCGCCCTGCAGGTCGTCGACACCACGCCGAGCACCATCGTGGTGCGGGCCCTGATGACGGCCCGCAACGCCGCCGACGCCTTCGAACTCCGCTGCTGGATCCGGGAACGGCTGATCGGCTACCTGCGCGAGCAGCACCCGGAGGCGCTGCCCCGGGTGGCCCTCGACCCCGTCCACGGCTGA
- a CDS encoding sporulation and cell division protein SsgA: MVETIERHTAARICGSRPRRVRVVLRYRTDDPFAVALCFPGPARLSETLVVEDGGAVDDGPRWTVGRDLLAEGRHGSTGQGDLCVRPDEDGGVLLEWRCPGAGASVRLGSAELGAFLDCTYRAVPAGCESAFVDWPHTPEEFLRRIV; this comes from the coding sequence ATGGTGGAGACGATCGAACGGCACACGGCCGCGCGGATATGCGGGTCCCGTCCCCGGCGGGTCCGGGTGGTGCTGCGGTACCGGACGGACGACCCGTTCGCCGTCGCGCTGTGCTTCCCGGGGCCGGCGCGCCTGTCGGAGACGCTGGTCGTCGAGGACGGCGGCGCGGTGGACGACGGCCCGCGGTGGACGGTCGGCCGCGACCTGCTGGCGGAGGGCCGCCACGGCAGCACCGGCCAGGGCGACCTGTGCGTCCGGCCGGACGAGGACGGCGGGGTACTGCTGGAGTGGCGCTGCCCCGGGGCCGGGGCGTCCGTCCGGCTGGGGTCAGCGGAACTCGGCGCCTTCCTGGACTGCACCTACCGGGCGGTGCCGGCCGGCTGCGAGTCGGCCTTCGTGGACTGGCCGCACACCCCGGAGGAGTTCCTGCGGCGCATCGTCTGA
- a CDS encoding RNA polymerase sigma-B factor produces MAVMSEGSTIAPGATAAGAGSEGVAVPAAAPVRRLVEDPSAVAPADAKVLSSALFARLRRLEEGTAEYSYVRGTLVELNLSLVRYVARRFRQSGEPMDDIVQVGTVGLIKAIDRFDPDRGLEFVTLAVPTVLGEIKRFFRDATWAVHVPRRLQELRLALAKASDRLEQDLGRPATVAELAAHLEITEGDVVEGMIARNAHTAGSLDLGSDDDGDGSLLRRLGRHDPGLEKVENLQALKPLVAALAERDRAILHMRFVDDMTQADIGARLGVSQMQVSRLLARILSRLREGMLGAEA; encoded by the coding sequence ATGGCAGTGATGAGTGAAGGGTCGACCATCGCACCCGGAGCGACCGCGGCGGGCGCAGGCTCCGAGGGCGTCGCCGTGCCGGCCGCGGCGCCGGTCCGGCGGCTGGTCGAGGACCCGTCGGCGGTCGCCCCGGCCGACGCCAAGGTCCTCTCGTCGGCCCTGTTCGCCCGGCTGCGGAGGTTGGAGGAGGGCACCGCCGAGTACTCGTACGTCCGCGGCACGCTCGTCGAGCTCAACCTCTCGCTCGTCCGGTACGTCGCCCGGCGGTTCCGGCAGAGCGGCGAGCCGATGGACGACATCGTGCAGGTGGGCACGGTCGGCCTGATCAAGGCGATCGACCGGTTCGACCCGGACCGCGGCCTCGAGTTCGTGACGCTCGCGGTGCCCACCGTCCTCGGCGAGATCAAGCGCTTCTTCCGGGACGCCACCTGGGCCGTCCACGTGCCCCGCCGCCTCCAGGAACTGCGGCTGGCCCTCGCCAAGGCGAGCGACCGGCTGGAACAGGACCTCGGCCGCCCGGCCACCGTCGCCGAACTCGCCGCCCACCTGGAGATCACCGAGGGCGACGTGGTGGAGGGCATGATCGCGCGCAACGCCCACACCGCCGGCTCGCTCGACCTCGGCAGCGACGACGACGGCGACGGCTCCCTGCTGCGGCGCCTCGGACGGCACGACCCCGGGCTGGAGAAGGTCGAGAACCTGCAGGCGCTCAAGCCGCTGGTCGCGGCCCTCGCCGAACGGGACCGGGCCATCCTGCACATGCGCTTCGTCGACGACATGACCCAGGCCGACATCGGCGCCCGCCTCGGCGTCTCCCAGATGCAGGTCTCCCGCCTGCTGGCCCGGATCCTCTCCCGCCTGCGCGAGGGGATGCTCGGCGCCGAGGCCTGA
- a CDS encoding flavin-dependent amine oxidoreductase encodes MGSVDVVVVGAGLAGLACARDLVAGGLEVAVLEVAALEASDGVGGRMRTDLVSGFRLDRGFQVFNTSYPQVRRRIDLRALRLHPFTPGFVLAGDRVRRWFVDPTRRPDLAGDLLPGRLAPFRDTVALGLLSARDMVLPAALLRRGRDVSTGAALASAGLSPGTVDGVLRPFLAGVFLEEGLETSGRVFHLVWRSLLRGTLCLPEFGIGAVPEQLAAGLPPGTVRLESPVEELTADGVLLADGTELPAGRTVVATEAPEAARLLPGLAAGPLGDDAVPRGAGLPAGRADAAGGRGRPGAEQRGAVRGGARVFGRRSGPDGDLGARPGPGAAGTGPLAELYRVGTGGWEHLADRAVPYALPAMPAPHPLTRPAALGGGRYVCGTTAAPGRCRALGLRGTGSTGGAGGRGRGGHGGALTRRRANGITHRLPLSRYSAQGVLRQGPRRTAQSLI; translated from the coding sequence GTGGGCTCGGTGGATGTCGTGGTGGTCGGGGCCGGGCTGGCGGGGCTGGCGTGCGCCCGCGACCTGGTGGCGGGCGGTCTGGAGGTGGCGGTCCTGGAGGTGGCGGCCCTGGAGGCGTCCGACGGGGTCGGCGGCCGGATGCGGACGGATCTGGTGAGCGGTTTCCGGCTGGACCGCGGCTTCCAGGTGTTCAACACGTCGTATCCGCAGGTGCGGCGGCGGATCGATCTGCGGGCGCTGCGGCTGCACCCGTTCACCCCGGGGTTCGTCCTGGCGGGCGACCGGGTGCGGCGGTGGTTCGTGGATCCGACGCGGCGCCCGGATCTGGCCGGCGATCTGCTGCCGGGCCGGCTGGCGCCGTTCCGGGACACCGTGGCGCTCGGGCTGCTGAGTGCCCGTGACATGGTGCTCCCGGCCGCGCTGCTGCGGCGCGGCCGGGACGTGTCGACCGGCGCCGCGCTGGCCTCGGCCGGCCTCTCGCCGGGAACGGTGGACGGGGTGCTGCGGCCGTTCCTCGCCGGGGTGTTCCTGGAGGAGGGGCTGGAGACCTCCGGCCGGGTGTTCCACCTGGTGTGGCGGAGCCTGCTGCGCGGCACGCTCTGCCTGCCGGAGTTCGGGATCGGCGCGGTGCCGGAGCAGTTGGCGGCGGGCCTGCCGCCGGGCACGGTGCGGCTGGAGTCGCCGGTGGAGGAGCTGACGGCGGACGGGGTGCTGCTCGCGGACGGCACGGAGCTGCCCGCCGGGCGGACGGTGGTGGCGACCGAGGCCCCGGAGGCGGCGCGGCTGCTGCCGGGGCTGGCCGCCGGGCCGCTCGGTGACGACGCTGTACCACGCGGCGCCGGTCTCCCCGCTGGCCGAGCCGACGCTGCTGGTGGACGCGGACGGCCCGGTGCTGAACAGCGTGGTGCTGTCCGAGGTGGTGCCCGGGTGTTCGGGCGACGGTCGGGCCCTGATGGCGACCTCGGTGCTCGGCCCGGCCCGGGAGCCGCGGGTACGGGCCCGCTGGCCGAGCTGTACCGGGTGGGCACGGGCGGCTGGGAGCACCTTGCGGACCGCGCCGTCCCCTACGCGCTGCCCGCGATGCCGGCCCCGCACCCGCTGACCCGGCCGGCCGCGCTCGGCGGCGGCCGGTACGTCTGCGGGACCACCGCGGCACCGGGTCGGTGCAGGGCGCTCGGCCTCCGGGGCACGGGCAGCACGGGAGGTGCTGGCGGACGCGGCCGGGGCGGTCACGGCGGGGCCCTGACAAGAAGAAGGGCAAACGGGATAACCCACCGCTTGCCACTCTCAAGGTATAGCGCACAGGGGGTCTTGCGGCAAGGCCCCCGTC